The following coding sequences lie in one Halorarum halophilum genomic window:
- a CDS encoding pyridoxal phosphate-dependent decarboxylase family protein, translating to MSADELFLGSETGNVAYREAMQQAANAVVDSFAHTEEPYSGRSPDALAEQFEEPVIPETGTDLDTAIDEVATKVLPHSVGTSHSRCAAHLQCPPMIPGLAAEAMLTAANQSLDSFDQAPAATVLEQEVIGALCELFDLPDAADGVFTSGGTQSNFQALLLARDKYCSQQFGRDVQTSGLPPEAESLRILCSEEAHFTGKQAAHHLGLGEDAVVTVPTDEKRQIDPDALDAVLAGLETNGVEPFALVGTAGTTDFGSIDPLDALADRAVEHDLWFHVDAAYGGALALSDDYDSLLSGIARADSIAVDFHKLFYQPISCGAFLLREGADFEWMARNAAYLNPEAHDEAGVPNLVAKSVQTTRRFDALKPYVAFRALGREGVAELVDSTLALADGAASLIRDAEDFELLHEPTLNAVVFRYRPHTGMSDRTVSRLNAEIREQLLQDGRAIVARTEVAGVTSLKFTLLNPTATLDDVATMLDIVRDCGMAVTQEMGVVA from the coding sequence ATGAGCGCAGACGAACTGTTCCTCGGCTCTGAGACAGGGAACGTCGCCTACCGCGAGGCCATGCAGCAGGCCGCCAATGCGGTTGTGGATAGCTTCGCACACACCGAGGAACCGTATTCGGGGCGGTCCCCCGACGCGCTCGCCGAGCAGTTCGAGGAGCCAGTTATCCCTGAAACCGGGACAGATCTCGACACTGCTATCGACGAGGTTGCAACGAAGGTGCTCCCCCACTCGGTCGGAACCTCGCACTCACGGTGTGCAGCGCATCTCCAGTGTCCGCCGATGATTCCTGGACTCGCCGCGGAAGCGATGCTCACCGCGGCGAACCAGTCGCTCGATTCCTTCGACCAGGCACCCGCCGCCACCGTCCTCGAACAGGAGGTCATCGGCGCACTCTGCGAACTGTTCGACCTTCCGGACGCCGCAGATGGCGTCTTCACGAGCGGTGGAACGCAGTCGAACTTCCAGGCCCTCCTGCTCGCCCGCGACAAATACTGCAGTCAGCAGTTCGGCCGCGACGTGCAAACGAGTGGGCTTCCGCCCGAGGCTGAATCGCTTCGCATCCTCTGTTCCGAGGAAGCCCATTTTACGGGTAAACAGGCAGCACATCACCTCGGACTCGGCGAGGACGCCGTCGTCACAGTCCCTACCGACGAGAAACGCCAGATAGACCCGGACGCGCTCGACGCGGTGCTGGCCGGGCTCGAAACCAACGGCGTGGAGCCCTTCGCACTCGTTGGAACCGCCGGAACCACCGATTTCGGCAGCATCGACCCCCTCGATGCACTTGCCGACCGGGCTGTCGAACACGATCTCTGGTTCCACGTCGACGCCGCATACGGCGGTGCACTCGCACTTTCCGACGACTACGATAGCCTGCTATCTGGCATTGCGCGGGCTGACTCCATTGCCGTGGATTTCCACAAACTGTTCTACCAGCCCATCAGTTGCGGCGCCTTCCTGCTCCGCGAGGGTGCGGACTTCGAGTGGATGGCGCGCAACGCGGCCTATCTCAACCCGGAGGCACACGACGAGGCGGGGGTTCCGAACCTCGTCGCGAAATCCGTGCAGACGACACGCCGGTTCGATGCGCTGAAACCCTACGTCGCCTTCCGTGCGCTCGGCCGTGAAGGAGTCGCAGAGCTCGTCGATAGCACCCTCGCACTGGCTGATGGTGCGGCATCGCTCATCAGGGATGCCGAGGATTTCGAGCTGTTACACGAGCCGACCCTGAACGCGGTCGTCTTCCGCTATCGGCCGCACACAGGGATGAGCGACCGCACGGTGAGTCGGTTGAATGCCGAGATTCGGGAGCAGTTGCTTCAGGATGGTCGCGCCATCGTCGCCAGAACGGAGGTTGCAGGCGTGACGAGTCTGAAGTTCACGCTGCTGAACCCGACTGCCACGCTTGATGACGTCGCCACAATGCTAGATATCGTCCGTGACTGTGGGATGGCAGTCACCCAGGAAATGGGGGTGGTCGCATGA
- a CDS encoding threonine synthase, with translation METTEAFLGVECVDCGTLFDAETATHRCPDCNGILDPAYDYDSIEITREDLANRRFDSMWRYEELLPFPAESAITLDEGATALVECPDLAEQMGVGNVYVKDEGRNPTGTFKDRGQSAAVTAAVEHGSDEIALASAGNAGQAASAYAAKAGLDSNVFLPERSGFVQKAMVEVHNGKLTVTAPIGGDSQIGDAGSALEDSLRTEDWYPVQTFVTPYRHEGKKTMALEVIEQLDWDVPDAVVYPTGGGVGLVGMHKAAKELRELGLVDELPGMYAAQSSGCAPIVEAWDAGEDTHVPWTTVDTICGGIAIPDPGASSLILDALRESNGGAVATPDEAILDAALEIAACEGLELAPTCAAAVSGAFELAERGEFGPDDTVIILNTGAGNKDADVLRSHLGDETEH, from the coding sequence ATGGAGACGACAGAGGCATTTCTAGGCGTAGAGTGTGTAGACTGCGGTACTTTGTTCGACGCTGAAACGGCAACCCACCGCTGCCCGGACTGCAACGGGATTCTGGACCCAGCCTATGATTATGATTCAATTGAGATAACGCGAGAGGACCTTGCCAACCGACGGTTCGACTCGATGTGGCGGTACGAGGAACTCCTCCCGTTTCCGGCGGAATCTGCTATTACACTTGACGAAGGGGCTACCGCATTGGTTGAGTGTCCGGACCTCGCCGAACAGATGGGTGTCGGAAACGTCTACGTGAAAGATGAAGGGCGTAATCCAACAGGAACCTTTAAAGACCGAGGGCAGAGCGCCGCCGTGACTGCAGCAGTCGAACATGGTTCGGATGAAATCGCGCTGGCTTCTGCCGGTAACGCTGGCCAAGCGGCTTCGGCCTACGCTGCAAAAGCGGGGCTGGATTCAAACGTCTTCCTCCCTGAGCGTTCAGGATTCGTTCAAAAGGCCATGGTCGAGGTGCACAATGGCAAACTGACAGTTACGGCGCCAATTGGAGGCGATTCACAGATCGGGGATGCTGGCAGTGCTTTAGAAGACAGTCTGCGGACAGAAGACTGGTATCCCGTCCAAACGTTTGTCACCCCGTATCGTCATGAGGGAAAAAAGACGATGGCATTAGAAGTAATCGAACAACTGGATTGGGACGTTCCTGATGCCGTTGTCTATCCGACGGGAGGCGGAGTCGGCCTCGTTGGCATGCATAAGGCGGCAAAGGAACTTCGCGAGCTTGGGTTGGTCGATGAGTTACCCGGTATGTACGCCGCACAGTCGTCCGGGTGTGCACCAATTGTCGAGGCATGGGACGCTGGTGAAGATACACATGTGCCGTGGACTACTGTCGATACCATCTGTGGTGGAATCGCGATCCCTGACCCAGGTGCAAGCTCGTTGATTCTGGACGCGCTCCGTGAGAGTAACGGAGGTGCTGTTGCGACACCCGATGAAGCAATCCTTGATGCTGCACTCGAAATCGCAGCCTGCGAAGGCCTAGAACTAGCGCCAACCTGTGCTGCCGCCGTCAGTGGGGCCTTCGAATTAGCTGAGAGAGGAGAGTTTGGCCCAGATGATACAGTCATTATCCTAAATACTGGCGCTGGCAACAAAGATGCTGACGTGCTCCGGTCGCATCTCGGGGATGAGACCGAACACTGA
- a CDS encoding SLC13 family permease, protein MELPVSLDVFVVLAVVGVALVLFVLQPVSIDTTAIALMVALILLSPWTGVSPEEGVSGFSNPATLTVLAMFILSEGIRQTGVIQILTQKMESFAGDSESRQLLATVGLSGPSAGFVNNTPIVAVLIPAVTNLARKTGTSPSKLLIPLSFASMLGGTLTVIGTSTNLLASDIWAQIGPTGEPFSLFEFTQLGAVVLAVGIVYLLTVGRYLTPARITAEGSPTDQFGMADYLTDVVVHEDSNLVGSQVRELRRGGLDLDVFQIVRNGRSIVRGLPSERIRAGDVLSVRASQETLEQVIEDEHLVLLPELLDAAADEDEPFPDGFVPAHHAWNQPPATADATPSADENEEKDGGDGNADADDAKAETSLTEVVLLPGSWSNRRDGVAGFEREFDATVLAIRRGNEVIRQRLRDVDLQAGDVLLVQTSADVLERLRVDTNVVVSSDERWEEFDRTQIPIALGIVAGVVGLAALEYLPIMVSALAGVVAMLFSGILRPADAYDAVDWDVIFLLAGVIPLGIAFEASGTADLIATGIVAGSAVLPPIAMLATFYLGTAIITEMVSNNASVVLMLPIAVEVAGQLGVNPFAFALAVTFAASTPLLSPVGYQTNLMVYGPGGYKFTDFARVGAPLQLILTVVTTAGIAYFWGL, encoded by the coding sequence GTGGAGCTGCCGGTCTCTCTCGACGTGTTCGTCGTGCTTGCCGTCGTCGGTGTCGCGCTCGTCCTGTTCGTCCTCCAGCCTGTCTCGATCGATACGACCGCTATCGCGCTGATGGTCGCGCTCATCCTCCTCAGTCCGTGGACTGGCGTCTCCCCAGAGGAAGGCGTCTCCGGCTTCTCGAATCCGGCGACACTCACTGTGCTGGCGATGTTCATCCTCAGTGAAGGCATTCGACAGACTGGCGTCATCCAGATCCTCACGCAGAAAATGGAGTCGTTCGCGGGTGACAGCGAATCACGACAACTCCTCGCAACGGTCGGTCTGTCTGGACCCTCCGCGGGCTTCGTCAACAATACGCCCATCGTCGCAGTACTGATCCCAGCCGTCACGAACCTCGCCAGGAAGACCGGGACCTCGCCGTCGAAGCTGCTGATTCCTCTCTCGTTCGCCTCGATGCTCGGCGGGACGCTCACCGTCATTGGGACGTCGACAAACCTGCTCGCGAGCGATATCTGGGCGCAGATCGGTCCGACCGGCGAGCCGTTCTCACTGTTCGAGTTCACACAACTGGGGGCCGTCGTCCTGGCTGTCGGTATCGTCTATCTGCTGACCGTCGGGCGATACCTCACGCCCGCCCGGATCACCGCCGAGGGATCTCCCACAGACCAGTTTGGGATGGCCGACTACCTGACCGACGTCGTCGTGCACGAGGACTCTAACCTCGTCGGGTCACAGGTGCGTGAGCTGCGGCGCGGGGGCCTCGATCTGGACGTGTTTCAGATCGTGCGCAACGGCCGCAGCATCGTCCGCGGCCTCCCGAGCGAGCGGATCCGCGCCGGCGATGTCCTCTCGGTGAGAGCGAGCCAGGAGACGCTCGAACAGGTCATCGAGGACGAGCACCTCGTCCTCCTGCCAGAACTCCTCGACGCCGCAGCCGACGAGGACGAACCCTTCCCCGATGGCTTTGTGCCGGCACACCACGCGTGGAACCAGCCGCCGGCAACAGCCGACGCCACCCCGTCGGCTGATGAGAACGAGGAAAAAGACGGCGGGGACGGAAACGCGGACGCGGATGATGCCAAGGCGGAGACCTCGCTCACGGAGGTCGTGTTGCTCCCTGGGTCGTGGTCGAACAGACGAGATGGCGTCGCCGGCTTCGAGCGTGAATTCGACGCGACAGTCCTCGCAATCCGCCGGGGCAACGAGGTAATTCGTCAGCGCCTCCGGGACGTCGACCTGCAGGCTGGGGACGTGTTGCTCGTGCAGACGAGTGCGGACGTCCTGGAACGGCTTCGGGTCGACACCAACGTCGTCGTCTCTAGCGACGAGCGCTGGGAGGAGTTCGACCGGACGCAGATCCCCATCGCGCTGGGCATCGTCGCCGGCGTCGTCGGGCTGGCCGCGCTCGAGTACCTCCCTATCATGGTTAGCGCCCTCGCCGGTGTCGTGGCGATGCTGTTCTCGGGCATCCTCCGCCCCGCAGACGCCTACGACGCCGTCGACTGGGACGTCATCTTCCTGCTCGCCGGCGTTATCCCGTTGGGTATCGCGTTCGAGGCGTCCGGGACCGCGGACCTGATTGCGACAGGCATCGTCGCCGGGAGCGCCGTGCTGCCACCAATCGCGATGCTCGCGACGTTCTATCTCGGCACCGCAATCATCACGGAGATGGTGAGCAACAACGCCAGCGTCGTGTTGATGCTGCCCATCGCCGTCGAGGTCGCGGGGCAACTCGGTGTCAACCCCTTCGCGTTCGCGCTCGCAGTGACGTTTGCCGCCAGCACGCCGCTACTCAGCCCGGTCGGCTACCAAACGAACCTCATGGTGTATGGCCCGGGCGGCTACAAGTTCACCGACTTCGCGCGCGTCGGTGCCCCGCTCCAGCTCATCCTGACCGTCGTCACGACGGCCGGCATCGCGTACTTTTGGGGACTGTGA
- a CDS encoding diaminobutyrate--2-oxoglutarate transaminase, with protein MSYLDQGNGAILSQQASRESNARTYPRHFPLAIRDAKGVTVTDMDGNEYYDCLAGAGTLALGHNHPLVVEAMEQALDTGRPLHTLDLSTPAKERFIDSLFESLPDEFSERAKIQFCSPAGTDAVEAALKLVKTATGNRSILGFQGAYHGMTSGALSLMGDTDAKEPISGLMNDVHHLPFPYDYRCPFGVGGEDGQRIGSNYVENLLDDEKGGITDPAGMILEPVQGEGGAIPAPDGWLQEMRRITRERDIPLILDEIQAGLGRTGETYAFEHAGITPDVLTLSKAIGGGLPLAVVVYDKELDVWEPGAHAGTFRGNQLAMAAGEATIDYVLEHDLDDHAADVGGRLRDHLETMAERFSAVGDVRGRGLMLGVEFVDPDVDWQGAGPHAPDSDFAEAVQAECFDRGLIIELGGRESATARFLPPLIVSKTQIDDIATIFEEAVAAVANAEKEPAEVAP; from the coding sequence ATGAGCTATCTCGATCAGGGGAACGGCGCCATACTCTCCCAGCAGGCCAGTCGGGAGTCGAATGCGCGAACGTATCCGCGACATTTTCCGTTGGCCATCCGCGATGCGAAGGGAGTCACCGTCACGGACATGGACGGGAATGAATACTACGATTGTCTCGCAGGGGCAGGGACGCTTGCACTGGGGCACAATCACCCGCTCGTGGTCGAGGCAATGGAGCAGGCGCTCGATACCGGGCGACCGCTCCATACGCTCGATCTCTCCACGCCTGCGAAAGAGCGCTTCATCGACTCGCTATTCGAAAGCCTCCCTGACGAATTCAGTGAGCGAGCGAAAATACAGTTCTGTAGCCCGGCTGGAACCGATGCCGTCGAGGCAGCGCTGAAACTCGTCAAAACTGCGACTGGCAACCGGAGCATCCTGGGATTCCAAGGCGCGTATCACGGAATGACGAGCGGCGCCCTCTCGTTGATGGGTGACACCGATGCCAAAGAGCCCATTTCGGGGCTGATGAACGACGTCCACCATCTTCCCTTCCCGTACGACTACCGGTGTCCGTTCGGTGTCGGTGGCGAGGACGGTCAGCGAATCGGGAGCAACTACGTGGAGAACCTCCTCGACGACGAAAAAGGCGGTATTACCGACCCAGCTGGGATGATTCTCGAACCCGTGCAGGGAGAAGGTGGTGCGATTCCTGCGCCGGACGGCTGGCTCCAGGAGATGCGTCGCATCACGCGCGAGCGCGACATTCCCTTGATACTGGATGAGATTCAGGCGGGGCTCGGTCGGACGGGGGAGACCTATGCGTTCGAGCACGCGGGAATCACACCTGACGTCCTCACGCTCTCGAAGGCGATTGGCGGTGGCCTCCCGCTCGCCGTCGTGGTGTACGACAAGGAGCTCGACGTCTGGGAGCCTGGCGCTCACGCAGGGACCTTCCGTGGCAACCAGCTCGCGATGGCGGCCGGCGAAGCGACCATCGACTACGTGCTCGAACACGACCTTGACGACCACGCCGCCGACGTAGGTGGACGCCTCCGTGACCATCTCGAAACCATGGCTGAGCGTTTCAGTGCAGTCGGCGACGTTCGGGGTCGTGGCCTGATGTTAGGTGTCGAGTTCGTCGACCCCGATGTCGACTGGCAAGGCGCGGGCCCCCACGCCCCCGACAGTGACTTCGCGGAGGCGGTGCAGGCCGAGTGCTTCGACCGGGGGCTCATCATCGAACTCGGTGGCCGCGAAAGCGCGACTGCCCGGTTCCTACCACCACTGATCGTATCGAAGACACAGATCGACGATATCGCCACCATCTTCGAGGAAGCGGTTGCTGCCGTCGCGAACGCCGAGAAAGAACCGGCGGAGGTGGCCCCATGA
- a CDS encoding universal stress protein yields MYDSILLPVDGSEHAAKIVHHAAELAQWTEATIKVVFVADTTRDSVTVVDGTVVDALEQEGETIVADVAGTLETLGVEHGTDVVQGNPAPTIVDYAERYDYDLIVLPTHGRTGISRYLLGSVTEKVVRLSDVPVLTAQIRSGEQLTFPYENILIPTDGSPASTTAASHGLALAAALDATVHIISVVDDTSLGPDVRSGLSADELEHPASEAVVDVVAKAHEYELAHVQTHVEHGSPAKVIRESIETNEIHAIVMGTSGRRGADRVLLGSVAEKTVRSAPVPVITVREPIRNG; encoded by the coding sequence ATGTACGATTCGATTCTTCTCCCGGTTGACGGCAGCGAACACGCAGCCAAAATCGTCCATCACGCAGCCGAGCTCGCGCAGTGGACTGAGGCGACGATCAAGGTGGTGTTCGTCGCCGATACGACTCGGGACAGCGTCACTGTTGTCGACGGGACCGTCGTTGACGCACTGGAACAGGAGGGAGAGACGATCGTTGCGGACGTCGCGGGCACGCTCGAAACGCTCGGTGTCGAGCACGGAACCGACGTCGTTCAGGGCAATCCGGCGCCGACGATCGTTGACTACGCCGAGCGCTACGACTATGACCTGATCGTCTTACCCACTCACGGCCGGACCGGCATCTCACGCTATCTCCTCGGGAGTGTCACGGAGAAAGTGGTGCGCTTGTCCGATGTCCCTGTTCTAACCGCTCAAATTCGATCTGGTGAGCAGCTGACGTTCCCGTACGAGAACATTCTCATCCCGACCGATGGGAGCCCTGCTTCGACCACTGCCGCCAGTCATGGTCTGGCGCTGGCGGCGGCCCTCGACGCCACTGTCCACATTATTTCTGTCGTGGATGATACATCGCTGGGTCCTGACGTTCGCTCTGGACTCTCTGCGGACGAACTTGAGCACCCGGCATCTGAGGCTGTCGTCGACGTGGTCGCGAAAGCCCACGAGTACGAACTGGCACACGTCCAAACGCACGTCGAACACGGATCACCTGCGAAGGTAATCAGAGAAAGTATTGAGACGAATGAAATCCACGCCATTGTCATGGGTACCAGTGGCCGACGCGGCGCCGACCGAGTCCTACTCGGGAGTGTGGCCGAGAAAACCGTCAGGTCCGCACCGGTTCCCGTTATTACGGTTAGAGAACCAATTCGGAACGGTTGA
- a CDS encoding hemolysin family protein, with protein MVELISIGGLFLAFFLVIMNGVFVAAEFAFVKIRPTRVNALVDRGKPGAGLVQDAIENLDGYLAVSQLGITLSSLGLGWIGEPAVAALIEPILGQLLPAGVIHLVAFALGFGFITFLHVVFGELAPKTFAIQEAERVALLVAPLMKIFYHLFLPGLIVFNGTANYFTSLVGVSPASESEETHSEEEILMILTRSEETGHVDLDEVEMIESVFELGDTLAREIMVPRPDVETVSASMALSELRAVAASGTYTRYIVLDEDGDQPVGFVHAKDILQASETEANHDSITARDLAREVLVVPETRRIDAILAEFQTHGGGQIAVVIDEWGVFEGIVTIEDVLEEIVGDIQDEFDTALQGPTIEHRDDGTYIVDGGVPVQDVNERLGATFETDEVETIGGFVFSQLGREPDVGDQIEQQGYVLRVDAIDNARIERLVIQPPETSQTETTGE; from the coding sequence ATGGTTGAGTTGATCTCTATCGGTGGGCTGTTCCTCGCCTTCTTCCTCGTCATTATGAACGGAGTATTCGTGGCCGCTGAGTTCGCATTTGTGAAAATCCGGCCGACCCGGGTGAACGCGCTCGTTGACCGCGGGAAACCCGGTGCAGGACTTGTACAGGACGCCATCGAGAACCTCGATGGCTATCTGGCAGTCAGTCAGCTCGGGATTACGCTCTCCTCACTCGGCCTCGGGTGGATCGGTGAGCCGGCTGTCGCAGCACTCATCGAACCCATCCTCGGGCAACTGCTGCCTGCAGGAGTTATTCATCTTGTGGCATTCGCTCTGGGATTCGGCTTCATCACGTTCCTCCACGTCGTCTTCGGTGAATTGGCACCGAAGACGTTCGCCATCCAAGAGGCCGAACGGGTGGCGCTCCTCGTTGCGCCGCTCATGAAAATATTTTACCACCTATTCCTGCCCGGTCTCATAGTCTTCAACGGCACCGCCAACTACTTCACTAGCCTCGTCGGCGTGTCGCCAGCGTCCGAAAGCGAAGAAACCCATTCCGAGGAGGAGATTCTGATGATCCTCACGCGCTCGGAAGAAACGGGACACGTCGACCTCGACGAGGTCGAGATGATTGAGAGCGTCTTCGAACTCGGCGACACGCTCGCCCGGGAGATCATGGTGCCACGTCCCGATGTAGAAACCGTGTCCGCCTCGATGGCGCTTTCAGAACTTCGTGCGGTTGCCGCCAGCGGGACCTACACTCGCTATATCGTCCTCGACGAAGACGGGGACCAGCCAGTTGGCTTCGTCCACGCAAAGGATATCCTTCAGGCGAGCGAAACCGAAGCAAATCACGACTCAATCACTGCACGTGACCTCGCACGAGAGGTCCTGGTAGTCCCGGAGACGCGACGGATTGACGCAATTCTCGCAGAGTTCCAGACACACGGTGGTGGACAGATCGCGGTTGTCATCGACGAATGGGGCGTTTTCGAGGGGATCGTAACCATCGAGGACGTCCTCGAGGAGATCGTCGGCGACATTCAAGACGAATTTGACACAGCACTGCAGGGCCCTACTATCGAGCACCGAGACGACGGAACGTACATCGTCGACGGCGGCGTCCCAGTCCAAGACGTGAACGAACGGCTCGGCGCTACGTTCGAGACCGACGAGGTCGAAACGATCGGTGGATTCGTCTTTAGTCAGCTCGGTCGAGAACCCGATGTCGGTGACCAGATCGAGCAGCAGGGATATGTCCTTCGCGTAGACGCTATCGACAACGCGCGAATCGAACGCCTCGTGATCCAGCCACCTGAGACCTCTCAGACAGAGACTACTGGGGAATAA
- a CDS encoding amphi-Trp domain-containing protein encodes MSGEVLFKSESGQSREEIALYLHAVAEKLERGDAITLTSGSESVTMEPPARPAFEDKAELEWDENSGNGGERTGQLEIE; translated from the coding sequence ATGTCCGGGGAAGTCCTATTCAAATCCGAAAGCGGCCAGAGCAGAGAAGAAATCGCATTGTACCTCCACGCCGTGGCCGAAAAGCTCGAACGGGGAGACGCAATTACGCTCACATCTGGATCCGAGTCCGTGACGATGGAGCCGCCAGCTCGTCCGGCGTTCGAGGACAAAGCCGAACTCGAGTGGGATGAGAACAGTGGGAACGGGGGCGAACGCACTGGCCAGTTAGAAATCGAGTGA
- a CDS encoding IucA/IucC family protein has product MSLDFDHRSSRDIDPASRADDATVHAFLNCYLRETGDYEVHDEPMAGVDPGPDGLLQKQLPAQGIDLLAPLDYHSPTERHLFDTPVRYRLPDGAINPIDAATLASFVIKDLSRARDGESVPDELLERVLRSKRNVESFVANRVGDEERLYAEQLSFRDAEQALIFGHHRHPTPKSRQGIAPRNRDTYAPELQGSFSLHYFRADPDLVAASSADDQQAATWVKDALRDDPEVPDPFVADHVDSEDVLLPVHPWQAAYLLDQPHVQRYLGDGLEHLGATGREFYPTTSVRTLYSPDVPFMVKSSLNVKITNSVRTNKRPELERGVAVAELLDTAFGDELAKTFPNFDIVRDPAFLALDIGEERESGLETVLRSNPFRGELAERSTPLVSLCQDAIAGQSRLGRIVTAIAEREGRETQAVSEDWFHRYLETAIRPVLWLYLVQGVGVEAHQQNSVLTLDEDGYPSEFRYRDNQGFYFPESLYPDVDDYLPGVGVRADTVCADAIADERLRYYVILNNALDVINAFGSAGLVPERRLLALLREELERARERYGRPSSDFLTPLLESPTVPCKANLLTRFRGLDELENDLENQSVYTSVKNPLVTELDT; this is encoded by the coding sequence ATGAGCCTCGATTTCGACCACCGTTCGAGCCGGGATATCGACCCTGCCAGCCGTGCCGACGACGCCACCGTTCATGCGTTCCTCAACTGCTACCTCCGTGAGACCGGTGACTACGAGGTCCACGATGAGCCTATGGCCGGGGTCGACCCCGGACCGGATGGATTGCTCCAAAAGCAACTCCCTGCCCAGGGCATCGACCTACTGGCACCCCTCGACTATCACTCGCCGACCGAGCGACATCTGTTCGACACGCCGGTGCGGTATCGGCTCCCCGATGGCGCGATCAATCCCATCGACGCCGCGACACTCGCCTCGTTCGTTATCAAAGACCTCTCACGCGCACGTGATGGCGAGTCCGTTCCGGACGAACTGCTGGAGCGCGTGCTCCGGAGCAAGCGGAACGTCGAATCGTTCGTCGCGAATCGGGTGGGCGACGAGGAACGGCTCTACGCCGAGCAGCTGTCGTTCCGCGACGCCGAGCAAGCCCTCATCTTCGGCCATCACCGACACCCCACGCCCAAGAGCCGACAGGGCATCGCCCCCCGGAACCGGGACACGTACGCTCCGGAACTTCAGGGGTCGTTTTCGCTCCATTACTTCCGTGCCGACCCCGACCTAGTCGCTGCGAGTTCGGCAGACGACCAGCAGGCCGCGACGTGGGTGAAAGACGCCCTGCGAGACGACCCCGAGGTCCCCGACCCCTTCGTCGCCGACCACGTCGACAGCGAGGACGTGCTCCTACCCGTCCATCCGTGGCAGGCGGCGTATCTCCTCGATCAGCCACACGTCCAGCGATACCTCGGCGACGGCCTCGAACACCTCGGCGCTACCGGACGGGAATTCTATCCAACCACCTCCGTCCGGACGCTCTACAGCCCTGACGTGCCGTTCATGGTGAAGTCGTCGCTCAACGTGAAAATCACGAACTCCGTCCGGACGAACAAGCGCCCCGAACTGGAGCGCGGTGTGGCCGTCGCGGAACTGCTCGACACCGCGTTCGGTGACGAACTCGCCAAGACGTTCCCGAACTTCGACATCGTCCGTGACCCCGCCTTCCTCGCCCTCGATATCGGCGAGGAGCGGGAGTCGGGGCTGGAGACGGTCCTTCGGAGCAATCCGTTCCGTGGTGAGTTGGCCGAGCGCTCCACACCGCTGGTCTCGCTCTGTCAGGACGCAATCGCGGGCCAGTCGCGTCTCGGTCGTATCGTCACCGCCATCGCCGAACGCGAGGGGCGCGAAACCCAGGCGGTCAGCGAAGACTGGTTCCATCGCTATCTCGAAACCGCGATCCGGCCGGTGCTGTGGCTCTATCTCGTCCAGGGCGTTGGCGTGGAAGCCCACCAGCAGAACTCGGTGCTCACGCTCGACGAGGACGGCTATCCGAGCGAGTTCCGCTACCGCGACAACCAGGGCTTCTACTTCCCCGAGTCGCTGTACCCCGATGTCGACGACTACCTGCCCGGCGTCGGCGTGCGGGCCGACACCGTCTGTGCAGACGCCATCGCCGACGAGCGACTGCGCTACTACGTCATCCTGAACAACGCACTCGACGTCATCAACGCGTTCGGGAGCGCAGGCCTGGTCCCGGAGCGCCGCCTGCTGGCGCTCCTCCGGGAGGAACTCGAACGCGCTCGCGAGCGTTACGGCCGACCCTCGTCGGACTTTCTCACGCCGCTGCTAGAATCGCCCACCGTCCCCTGCAAGGCCAATCTGCTGACGCGCTTCCGGGGACTGGACGAACTGGAGAACGACCTCGAGAACCAGTCCGTCTACACGTCCGTGAAGAACCCGCTCGTGACCGAACTCGACACATGA